One window of the Archangium primigenium genome contains the following:
- a CDS encoding YgaP family membrane protein: MLMGWLASRSGRWTRILTGASLVVGGLARSSGPGRWVALVGLVPLVEGAFDLCLVAPAFGLPFKGEALRRKLGRIGEDSLLPHPPLFMERPALLH; encoded by the coding sequence ATGCTGATGGGATGGCTGGCTTCGAGATCGGGGCGCTGGACGCGGATTCTGACGGGCGCCTCGCTGGTGGTGGGCGGGCTGGCGCGCAGTTCCGGACCGGGACGGTGGGTGGCGCTGGTGGGCCTGGTGCCGCTCGTGGAGGGGGCGTTCGATCTGTGCCTGGTGGCCCCCGCCTTCGGTCTGCCGTTCAAGGGCGAGGCGCTGCGCCGCAAGCTGGGCCGCATCGGCGAGGACTCGCTCCTGCCGCATCCGCCGCTGTTCATGGAACGCCCCGCGCTGCTGCACTAG
- a CDS encoding PRC-barrel domain-containing protein, translated as MVEPSELRTGMPVFTHRGEKLGYVVEVTDAEFIVERGMLVWRKGYAVPLDDVREIVADEVYLHHGPDSLLSGPREIAPTARRTTH; from the coding sequence ATGGTGGAACCCTCGGAGCTGCGCACGGGCATGCCGGTGTTCACCCATCGCGGGGAGAAGCTCGGCTACGTCGTCGAGGTGACGGACGCGGAGTTCATCGTCGAGCGGGGCATGCTCGTCTGGCGCAAGGGCTACGCGGTGCCCCTGGATGACGTGCGGGAGATCGTCGCCGACGAGGTGTACCTCCACCACGGCCCGGACAGCCTGCTGTCGGGCCCCCGGGAGATCGCGCCCACGGCGCGCCGCACCACGCACTGA
- a CDS encoding NmrA/HSCARG family protein, which produces MSRRLTVLVTGATGNQGGAVSRLLLQRGHHVLALTRHPQELAARELGKLGAEVVQGDFDEPEALEQVMSGVDAVFAMATPAAGLEDEVRHGRHLVDAAKFARVPHFVYSSVAGADQSTGVPHFETKHVVEQHLRASALPYTILAPVFFMENFVGPLFAQRMHEGVLSLPLPPHRGLQMVALKDLAALCVQVMELGEEYFGRRIEVASDEVTGEQAAALISYIAERRLRYEEVPLEAVRSRSEDLMRMYEWFAHEGYHVPIPLLRQDYPRVGWHTFEDWARTQDWNALLGTTWRGGTAAEPALT; this is translated from the coding sequence ATGTCCCGTCGACTCACGGTGTTGGTGACCGGCGCCACTGGAAACCAAGGTGGCGCGGTGTCCCGTCTCCTGCTGCAGCGTGGACACCACGTGCTCGCGCTCACCCGCCACCCCCAGGAGCTGGCGGCCCGGGAGCTCGGGAAGCTGGGCGCGGAGGTGGTGCAAGGGGACTTCGATGAGCCCGAAGCGCTGGAGCAGGTGATGTCGGGCGTGGACGCGGTGTTCGCCATGGCCACGCCCGCCGCGGGCCTGGAGGACGAGGTCCGGCACGGGCGGCACCTGGTGGACGCGGCCAAGTTCGCGCGCGTGCCCCACTTCGTCTACTCGTCCGTCGCGGGGGCGGATCAATCCACGGGCGTGCCGCACTTCGAGACGAAGCACGTGGTGGAGCAGCACCTGCGCGCCAGCGCCCTGCCCTACACCATCCTGGCGCCCGTCTTCTTCATGGAGAACTTCGTGGGCCCGCTGTTCGCCCAGCGCATGCACGAGGGCGTGCTGTCCCTGCCGCTGCCGCCCCACCGGGGTTTGCAGATGGTGGCGCTCAAGGACCTGGCCGCGCTGTGCGTGCAGGTGATGGAGCTGGGCGAGGAGTACTTCGGCCGGCGCATCGAGGTCGCCTCGGACGAGGTGACGGGCGAGCAGGCCGCGGCGCTCATCTCCTATATCGCCGAGCGGCGCCTGCGCTACGAGGAGGTGCCGCTGGAGGCGGTGCGCTCGCGCAGCGAGGACCTGATGCGCATGTATGAGTGGTTCGCGCACGAGGGCTACCACGTGCCCATTCCACTGCTGCGCCAGGACTACCCGCGGGTGGGCTGGCACACCTTCGAGGACTGGGCGCGCACGCAGGACTGGAACGCGCTGCTGGGCACCACTTGGCGGGGCGGCACCGCGGCCGAGCCCGCCCTCACCTGA